CCCTGCGCGTCGGCGACGGCGTCGAGGCCGCTCTGCTCGCGGACGTACTGGGGATCGTTGAGACCGCCGTGCAGCGCGACGATGAGCGGGAGCGGCTCGCCGTCCGCGCGGTCGGGCGGGACGTGCAGGAGGTAAGGGCGGTTCCAGTCGCCCATGGCGATGGTGTGCTCGGTCGTGCCGGACGGGCTCGCCGAGGGCGAACCCGCGGGCGGTGAGGCGGGCGCCGGGGACGCGGGCGCCGGGGACGGGACGGTCGAGGGCGGGGACGTCGGGGACGGGGCGGACGGGCTCGCGGACGGGTTCGCGTCCGGTGCCGCCCCGGCGGGCTGGGGGTGGGCGGCGGTCATCGCGAGCACCAGTGCCGCGGTGACCGCCGCCGCCCGCGCGGCGATCTTCATGACCTTGATCAAACGCCCCGGTCCGCCTCCGGCGATACGTCCCCGGCCACAGAAATCCGGTGCGGGCTTTGGTCGCCGGGCACAGTCTCGGCGCGGGACGCGGTACGACCCTTGCGTACCGACCGGTCGGTATGGTCGACTCGGCGGGTGCTCGCCGCCTTCGCCGCCCCCTTGCCCGGGTGTGCGATCCGGACGGGCGAGCCGCCCCGGCGCCCGATCATTGACGGCCCGGCGGTCGCGTACCTAAAGTGAACCGACCGGTCGGTATGTGACCGGCGCTACAGAAAACGACCGTTCGCCGGCGCGCTTTTCCCGCGTCCGTGCGTTCCCCGGAGAATTGTCATGATCCAGAGCACGATGCAGGACTTCCCCCTGTCGGTCGCCGCGATCCTGCGGCACGGGGCGCGGGTCTACGGCCACAGCGAGTGCGTGACGTGGACCGGCGGCGGGACGCCGAAGCGGGCCACCTTCGCCGAGGTCGCCGCGAACGCCGAACGGCTCGCGGCGGCCCTCACCCGGCTCGGCGTGCGCCCCGGCCACCGGGTGGCGACGTTCCAGTGGAACGACCAGGAGCACCTGGAGGCGTACTTCGCGGTGCCCGCCATGGGCGCCGTGCTGCACACGCTGAACATCCGGCTGTTCCCCGAGCAGCTGTCGCACATCATCAACCACGCCGACGACCAGGTGGTGATCGTCGACGACAGCCTCGTCCCGCTGCTGGCCCGCGTCGTCCACGAACTCCCCGCCGTGGAGGCGTTCGTGGTGGTCGGCGACGGCGACGCGGCGCCGCTCGAGCGCAACGGCAACGGCGCGCCCGTGCTGCGCTACCACGACCTGCTCGCCGCCGAGGAGCCCGGTTTCGCGTGGCCCGAGGTGGACGAGCGCGCGGCCGCGTGCATGTGCTACACCAGCGGCACCACCGGCGACCCCAAGGGCGTCGTGTACTCGCACCGGTCCACGTTCCTGCACGCGATGGCCGTCCAGTCGGCGTCGCTCGTCGGCATCACCGAGGCCGACCGGGTGCTGGCGATCGTCCCGATGTTCCACGTCAACGCGTGGGGCCTGCCGTACGGGGCGTTCCTGTCCGGCGCGACGCTGCACATGCCCGGCCCGTTCATGCAGGCCGAGCACCTGACGGCGTTCATCGAGGCCGAGCGCAGCACGCTCGCCTCCGCCGTCCCGACGATCTGGAACGCGATCCTCGCGCACGGCGAGCGGCACGAGCTGGACCTGTCCTCGCTGCGGTCGGGCACGTCCGGCGGCGCCGCCGCGCCCCGCGTCCTGCTGGAGCGCTTCGAGGAGCGCTACGGCCTGCGGATCATCCAGGGCTGGGGGATGACCGAGACCAGCCCGCTCGGCGGCATGGCGTTCCCGCCGCCCGGCGTGGAGCCCGGCACCGCCGAGGACGTCGACTGGCGGATGAAGTCGGGCCGCATCGCCGCCGGCGTCGAGATGCGGATCGTGGACGCCGACGGCGCGGAACTGCCGTGGGACGGCGAGGCCGTCGGCGAGATCGAGGTGCGCGGCCCGTGGATCACCGGCGCCTACCACCGCGACCCGGCGCCGGAGAAGTTCCACGACGGCTGGCTGCGCACCGGCGACATCGGCACCATCGACGACCTCGGCTTCTACCAGATCACCGACCGGGTCAAGGACGTGATCAAGTCCGGCGGCGAGTGGATCTCCTCCGTCGAGCTGGAGAACCACCTCATGGCCCACCCGGCGATCGCGGAGGCCGCCGTCATCGGGATCCCGGACGCCCGCTGGGACGAGCGCCCGCTCGCCTGCGTCGTCCTGCGGCCGGACGCGTCCGCGACCGCCGCCGAACTCGCGGAGTTCCTCGGTGACAAGGTCGCCCGCTGGCAGGTCCCGGAGAACTGGACCTTTATCGACGAAATTCCCAAGACCACCGTCGGGAAATGGGACAAGAAGCCGCTGCGGGCCCGCCACGCCGAAGCGGAACTGAAAGTGGAGCGCGTCGAAAAGAGCTGACGGCTCTGCTTTCGCGCCCGGCCGTCCGCCGACGGCCGGGCACGCCGCACCCGCGCACCCGCCGAGCGGCCGGATATGCGGCGGCCCCCACGGCCCGGTCGGGTTCGGAACGGTCGGGTAAGGGGGTCAGGCGCGGACGATCTCCGGGCCCGCGGCGGCCAGGTCGGCGGCGAGGTCGGTGTCCAGGCCGGTGTCGGTGATCAGGACGTCCATGTCGGACACGTCCCCGAACCGCACCAGATGGTCGTGCCCGATCTTGGTGCGGTCGGCGAGCAGCACCCGCCGCCGCGACGAGGCGAGCATCGCCCGCTTCACCGCCGCCTCCGCCTGATCGGACGTGGTCAGACCGCGCTCCACCGAGCAGCCGTTCGTCGCCATGAACGCCACGTCCACCCACAGGTCCGCGAGGGGCCGCAGCACCCAGTCGTCCACCGTGGCCAGCGTCCGGGGGCGCACCCGCCCGCCCAGGATGATCACCGTGAGGTTCGGGCGGGCGGCGAGCACCGCGGCGTGCGGCGGCGAGTTGACGATCACGGTCAGCTCGCGGTCGGCCGGCAGCAGCTGGACGAACCGGGCGGTGGTCGTGCCGGCGTCCACGATGATCGAGCCCTCGGCGGGCAGCTCGGCGAGCGCGGCCTTCGCGATCCGCTGCTTCTCCTCGGTCATCACCGCGTCCCGCGCGGCCAGCTCCGGCTCGAAGCCGAGCCGCTCGACCGGCATCGCGCCGCCGTGCACCCGCCGGATCGTCCCGGCCCGCTCCAGCACGGTCAGGTCGCGCCGGATCGTCTCGGTCGTCACCGAGAACTCCTCGGCGAGCGCGACGACGTCCACCCGTCCCTTCGAGCGGGCCAGGGCAAGGATCGCCTGCTGTCGTTCCTCGGCGTACATGCCCGCCATTGTCCCCGACGCCCCCGGCCCGCCCGACGGTCCCGCGGCGGCCCGGTCAGGGCGCCGCGCCCGACGGGGCGCCGGGCTCGGCGTCGAGGTCGCGGGCGAGCAGCGCGGCCAGCTCGTCCAGGACGGCGTCGGCGCCCTCGCCGTCCGCCGACAGGATCACCTCCGCGCCCGGCCCGGCGCCCAGCGACAGCACGCCGAGCAGGCCGCCCGCCGGGACCGGGGCGCGGTCCCCGATCCGGATGAACACCGGGACGGGCTGCCGCGCCGCCTCCTGCACGAAGATCTTCGCCGGGCGGGCGTGCAGGCCCTGCGCCGAGCCGAGGACCACGGTCCGTTCGGGCATCGCGTGCCCTCCTTCCGGTCAGGGTTCGATGGTCACCTTGATGGCGGCGCCCCGGGTGACCAGGTCGAGCGCCTCGTGCAGGTCGTCCAGGGGCAGCCGGTGCGTGATCAGGTCGTCGACCGGGACGGCACCGGAGGCGATCAGGTCCAGCGCGCGGGCGTTGTGGGCGGGGCTGGACCCGTTCGCGCCGACCAGGCTCAGCTCCCGGTAGTGCACCCGGTTCGCGTCCACGGAGATGACCGGCGCGTCCTTCGGCAGCCCGCCGAACAGGCTGACCCGCCCGCCGGGCGCCACCAGCCGCTGCGCCGTCTCCTGCGCCGCGCCCGAGGCCGCAGCGGTGATCGCCACGTCGGCGCCGCGCCCGCCCGTCAGGCCCAGGATTTCGGCGACGACGTCGGACGCGCCCGCGTCGATCGCCGCGTCCGGCTTCACCATCGCCGCCGACCGCTCCAGCCGCTCGGCGTTGACCTCGACGAGGAAAACCCGCGCCGCGCCGCGCGCCCGCGCCACCCGCACGTGCAGGCAGCCCACCGGGCCGGACCCGAACACGACCACGTCGTCGCCCTCGCCGACCCCCGCGAGCTCCTGCCCGTTGAGGACGCACGCGAGCGGCTCGGCCACCGACGCCTCGGCGAACGACACGCCGTCCGGGATCCGGTTCACCCCGTCCACCGCGAGCACCTTCGCCGGGACGATCATGTACTGGGCGAACGCGCCGTCGTAGTGGTAGCCCATCGACTCCTGCGCGGAGCACACCGTCATCCGGCCGCGCCGGCACTCGGCGCACTCCCCGCACGGGATCGCGGCGATGACCTGGACGCGGTCGCCCGCCGCCCAGCCGTCCGCGCCGGGCCCGGCCGCGACGACCTCCCCGGCGATCTCGTGCCCCATCACCCGCGGCGGGACGATGTGGTGATGCCCGAACCTGGAGATCTTCACGTCCGTCCCGCAGGCGGAGCAGTTCCGCACGCGGA
The nucleotide sequence above comes from Actinomadura algeriensis. Encoded proteins:
- a CDS encoding long-chain fatty acid--CoA ligase encodes the protein MIQSTMQDFPLSVAAILRHGARVYGHSECVTWTGGGTPKRATFAEVAANAERLAAALTRLGVRPGHRVATFQWNDQEHLEAYFAVPAMGAVLHTLNIRLFPEQLSHIINHADDQVVIVDDSLVPLLARVVHELPAVEAFVVVGDGDAAPLERNGNGAPVLRYHDLLAAEEPGFAWPEVDERAAACMCYTSGTTGDPKGVVYSHRSTFLHAMAVQSASLVGITEADRVLAIVPMFHVNAWGLPYGAFLSGATLHMPGPFMQAEHLTAFIEAERSTLASAVPTIWNAILAHGERHELDLSSLRSGTSGGAAAPRVLLERFEERYGLRIIQGWGMTETSPLGGMAFPPPGVEPGTAEDVDWRMKSGRIAAGVEMRIVDADGAELPWDGEAVGEIEVRGPWITGAYHRDPAPEKFHDGWLRTGDIGTIDDLGFYQITDRVKDVIKSGGEWISSVELENHLMAHPAIAEAAVIGIPDARWDERPLACVVLRPDASATAAELAEFLGDKVARWQVPENWTFIDEIPKTTVGKWDKKPLRARHAEAELKVERVEKS
- a CDS encoding DeoR/GlpR family DNA-binding transcription regulator, giving the protein MYAEERQQAILALARSKGRVDVVALAEEFSVTTETIRRDLTVLERAGTIRRVHGGAMPVERLGFEPELAARDAVMTEEKQRIAKAALAELPAEGSIIVDAGTTTARFVQLLPADRELTVIVNSPPHAAVLAARPNLTVIILGGRVRPRTLATVDDWVLRPLADLWVDVAFMATNGCSVERGLTTSDQAEAAVKRAMLASSRRRVLLADRTKIGHDHLVRFGDVSDMDVLITDTGLDTDLAADLAAAGPEIVRA
- a CDS encoding HPr family phosphocarrier protein, whose amino-acid sequence is MPERTVVLGSAQGLHARPAKIFVQEAARQPVPVFIRIGDRAPVPAGGLLGVLSLGAGPGAEVILSADGEGADAVLDELAALLARDLDAEPGAPSGAAP
- a CDS encoding zinc-dependent dehydrogenase, translated to MKVARFHAPGDIRLEDAPEPEPGPGELKIRVRNCSACGTDVKISRFGHHHIVPPRVMGHEIAGEVVAAGPGADGWAAGDRVQVIAAIPCGECAECRRGRMTVCSAQESMGYHYDGAFAQYMIVPAKVLAVDGVNRIPDGVSFAEASVAEPLACVLNGQELAGVGEGDDVVVFGSGPVGCLHVRVARARGAARVFLVEVNAERLERSAAMVKPDAAIDAGASDVVAEILGLTGGRGADVAITAAASGAAQETAQRLVAPGGRVSLFGGLPKDAPVISVDANRVHYRELSLVGANGSSPAHNARALDLIASGAVPVDDLITHRLPLDDLHEALDLVTRGAAIKVTIEP